In Trifolium pratense cultivar HEN17-A07 linkage group LG7, ARS_RC_1.1, whole genome shotgun sequence, a genomic segment contains:
- the LOC123897389 gene encoding zingipain-2-like — protein sequence MKFLIAICIILWACAYTTMARTMSESSVVESHQQWMTKYGRTYTNSSELEKRKKIFEENLKYIENFNNAGNKSYKLGLNPYSDLTSEEFIASHTGLKVPSQLSSSKTMSVAVPFNLNDDIPTNLDWRQQGAVTDVKDQQKCGCCWAFSAVAAIEGIVKIKTGNLISLSEQQLVDCDSQNNGCFGGYMDNSFKYIIQNQGIASESEYPYQGNQQTCKLNDQMTPAAQITSFVDVPANDEQQLLQAVAQQPISVGIDPGIEFHLYKEGVYSGTCGRPFNHAVTAVGYGVTDDGIKYWLIKNSWGKNWGEEGYMRVLRDSGKPGGQCGIAAHASYPTI from the exons atgaagtttctTATTGCTATTTGCATCATCTTGTGGGCATGTGCATACACAACAATGGCTCGAACAATGTCTGAATCATCTGTTGTTGAATCACATCAACAATGGATGACGAAATATGGACGCACATACACAAATAGTTCCGAGTTAGAGAAACGCAAAAAGATATTCGAAGAGAATTTGAAATACATAGAGAATTTCAACAATGCCGGTAACAAGAGTTACAAACTTGGCCTAAATCCATATTCTGATTTAACTAGTGAAGAGTTTATTGCTTCGCATACTGGACTCAAAGTTCCTAGCCAACTTTCTTCCTCCAAGACGATGTCAGTTGCGGTGCCCTTCAACCTGAATGATGATATTCCAACAAATTTAGACTGGAGACAACAAGGAGCGGTCACCGATGTTAAAGACCAACAAAAGTGTG GATGTTGCTGGGCATTTTCAGCTGTGGCTGCTATAGAAGGCATTGTGAAAATCAAAACTGGTAATTTGATTTCATTATCAGAGCAACAATTGGTTGATTGTGATAGTCAGAATAATGGGTGTTTTGGAGGTTATATGGATAATTCtttcaaatatataatacaAAACCAAGGCATTGCTAGCGAATCAGAATATCCATACCAAGGAAATCAGCAAACCTGCAAATTAAATGATCAAATGACACCGGCAGCACAAATAACTAGTTTTGTTGATGTACCTGCCAACGATGAACAACAGCTACTACAAGCGGTGGCACAACAACCAATATCAGTAGGCATCGATCCTGGTATTGAATTTCATTTATATAAGGAAGGGGTTTATTCAGGAACATGTGGAAGACCCTTCAACCATGCGGTTACTGCAGTTGGTTATGGTGTAACTGATGATGGAATTAAGTACTGGTTGATTAAGAATTCATGGGGTAAAAATTGGGGTGAAGAAGGCTATATGAGAGTGTTGAGAGATAGTGGTAAACCTGGAGGTCAATGTGGCATTGCTGCGCATGCATCGTATCCCACGATATAG
- the LOC123897387 gene encoding uncharacterized protein YNL011C isoform X1 produces the protein MVDTLLLGPTFSNTTPLPLTITFPTSNKILFSSSSMASFPIPPSPNRHHRRCYSNPNLPQPQPALLVFSGGTAFNGVVEDLKNFTTRVAHVLPVSDDGGSTAEIVRVLGGPAVGDIRSRCLRLSDQSTAEALAVRNLLGHRLPLEPLQAKSEWYSIVEGDHVLWKGVSKPYRETIRSFLVYFQNQILCRSEGSFCFSNGSIGNFFFAGARIFFQSLDAAIFLFSRVSDIPPESLVLPVISTNDRLTLGCELRDGTIIRGQNEISHPSSGTMGPVKKESFSAPALPSKIKRVFYMSSEGKNLLHEVFPLPNAAVLEQLYNVDCVVYGMGSLFTSICPSLVLLGIGEIISSRSCLKVLMLNGTNDRETNGFSASCFVTAITDALNRTYGEPCNRLQNLPSQYINTLLVPRNSKISVDVDCLSAQGIFDVIVVDSLLDPKVGIIYDPKSLIRALADVIERYMKSQVNGLIDTR, from the exons ATGGTGGACACATTATTATTGGGTCCCACCTTCTCCAACACTACTCCTCTACCCCTCACAATCACATTCCCAACTTCCAACAAAAtcctcttttcttcttcttcaatggCTTCCTTCCCAATTCCACCTTCTCCCAATCGCCATCACCGTCGCTGTTACTCTAACCCTAACCTTCCTCAACCACAACCCGCTTTACTCGTCTTTTCCGGTGGAACCGCCTTCAACGGCGTCGTTGAAGATCTTAAGAATTTTACCACCCGTGTCGCTCATGTTCTTCCCGTTTCCGACGACGGTGGTAGCACCGCAGAGATCGTTCGTGTCCTTG GTGGTCCTGCTGTTGGAGATATACGTTCTAGGTGTTTGAGATTGTCTGATCAAAGTACAGCTGAGGCTCTTGCGGTTCGAAATTTGCTTGGTCATCGGTTACCACTTGAACCTTTGCAAGCTAAATCAGAATG GTACTCTATTGTGGAAGGTGATCACGTTTTATGGAAAGGTGTATCGAAACCATATAGGGAGACCATTCGATCTTTTCTGGTTTATTTCCAAAATCAG ATTCTCTGCCGGTCTGAAGGATCATTTTGTTTCAGCAATGGCag CATTGGAAATTTCTTTTTTGCAGGAGCGCGTATATTTTTTCAGTCCTTGGATGCagcaatatttttgttttcaagagTTTCTGATATTCCCCCTGAAAGCCTTGTTCTCCCTGTGATTTCAACCAATGACAGACTTACGTTAGGGTGTGAATTACGG GATGGAACTATTATACGGGGACAAAATGAAATTTCTCATCCATCGAGTGGAACAATGGGACCTGTTAAGAAG gaaagcttttCGGCTCCAGCTCTTCCTTCAAAAATAAAACGGGTGTTCTACATGTCAAGTGAGGGAAAAAATTTGCTCCATGAG GTCTTTCCATTACCTAATGCTGCTGTATTAGAACAACTATACAATGTAGATTGCGTTGTGTATGGCATGGGCTCCCTTTTTACGTCAATCTGCCCGTCGTTG GTATTACTGGGGATTGGGGAGATTATTTCTTCACGGTCCTGCCTCAAG GTACTTATGTTAAATGGCACAAATGACCGGGAGACTAATGGGTTTTCAGCTTCTTGTTTTGTAACTGCTATTACCGATGCTCTAAATCGAACGTATGGAGAACCTTGCAACCGCTTACAGAATCTT CCTAGTCAATATATCAATACCCTTTTGGTGCCAAGAAACAGTAAAATCTCTGTTGATGTTGATTGTTTGTCTGCCCAAGGAATATTTGATGTG ATAGTTGTTGACTCCCTGCTTGATCCTAAAGTCGGTATAATATATGACCCGAAATCACTGATTAGAGCTCTTGCTGACGTAATAGAGAGATACATGAAGTCGCAGGTTAATGGCTTAATTGATACCAGATGA
- the LOC123900101 gene encoding protein spotted leaf 11, with product MPTPSSSSSSSIWVLSNIKLQFFTRIRRFLRSKATRKRCEASNCLNREENTQNRDEQNKVEKIETVEVMENHKEEEDVEETEILLQKTVKMLHFGSWEEKEVAAKEIESLVKEDVKVRKLISELGVVPVLVSMVASQVASRRSSGLTALIHLADGTYTNKALIVEAGLLSNLPKKIDLIDESTMNEFAELLLSLSSLANTQFPFASLDFIPFLKDVLEKDTTFDTKRSCLGALYNLSTMLENASSLVSYGLVPILLELSLVKEISEKTLATLGNLLVTPLGKKAIENSSMVPQNFVEILSWEDKPKCQELSVYILMILAHQSISQREKMAQARIVPMLLEVVLLGSPLAQKRAMKLLQWFKDERQIKMGPHSGPQSPRFAMGSPLNQRDAKEGKNMMKSLVKQSLHKNLEIITQRANANGESSKLKSLVISTSSKSLPY from the exons ATGCCAActccttcatcatcatcttcttcttctatttggGTTCTTTCTAACATAAAACTTCAATTCTTTACTCGTATCAGAAGGTTTCTTCGATCAAAAGCAACCCGAAAACGCTGTGAAGCTTCCAATTGTTTAAACAGAGAAGAAAATactcaaaatagagatgaaCAGAACAAGGTTGAAAAGATTGAAACAGTTGAAGTTATGGAGAACCATAAGGAGGAGGAGGATGTGGAGGAAACTGAAATTTTGCTGCAGAAGACGGTGAAAATGCTTCATTTTGGAAGCTGGGAAGAGAAGGAAGTAGCTGCAAAAGAGATTGAAAGTTTAGTAAAAGAAGATGTTAAAGTTAGAAAGTTGATAAGTGAACTCGGGGTTGTGCCGGTTTTGGTATCCATGGTGGCGTCGCAGGTGGCTAGTCGCCGGAGTTCAGGGTTGACGGCGTTGATCCATCTAGCTGATGGAACTTACAC GAACAAGGCTTTGATAGTGGAGGCAGGACTATTATCCAATCTACCTAAGAAAATTGACCTTATAGATGAGTCAACCATGAATGAGTTTGCAGAGTTACTTTTATCATTATCATCACTTGCAAATACCCAATTCCCTTTTGCTTCATTAGATTTTATCCCATTTCTTAAAGACGTTCTTGAAAAAGACACAACTTTTGATACCAAAAGATCATGTTTAGGAGCCTTATACAACCTATCAACAATGTTAGAAAATGCAAGCTCTTTAGTTTCTTATGGTCTTGTCCCAATTTTATTGGAACTTTCCTTagtaaaagaaatttcagaaaaAACACTTGCTACTTTAGGTAACTTGTTGGTTACTCCATTGGGAAAAAAAGCAATAGAAAATAGTTCAATGGTGCCACAAAACTTTGTTGAGATTTTATCATGGGAAGATAAACCAAAATGTCAAGAGTTATCTGTttatattttgatgattttagcTCATCAAAGTATATCACAAAGAGAGAAAATGGCACAAGCTAGGATTGTTCCTATGCTTCTTGAAGTTGTTTTATTGGGAAGTCCTTTAGCTCAAAAGAGAGCAATGAAACTATTGCAATGGTTTAAGGATGAAAGGCAAATTAAGATGGGGCCACATTCTGGTCCACAATCACCAAGATTTGCAATGGGGTCACCTTTGAATCAAAGAGATGCAAAAGAAGGGAAGAACATGATGAAGAGTTTGGTCAAACAAAGCTTGCATAAGAATTTGGAAATAATAACTCAAAGGGCAAATGCAAATGGAGAGTCTTCTAAACTTAAGTCATTGGTTATTAGCACAAGTTCCAAGAGTTTGCCTTATTGA
- the LOC123897387 gene encoding uncharacterized protein YNL011C isoform X2, with amino-acid sequence MVDTLLLGPTFSNTTPLPLTITFPTSNKILFSSSSMASFPIPPSPNRHHRRCYSNPNLPQPQPALLVFSGGTAFNGVVEDLKNFTTRVAHVLPVSDDGGSTAEIVRVLGGPAVGDIRSRCLRLSDQSTAEALAVRNLLGHRLPLEPLQAKSEWYSIVEGDHVLWKGVSKPYRETIRSFLVYFQNQILCRSEGSFCFSNGSIGNFFFAGARIFFQSLDAAIFLFSRVSDIPPESLVLPVISTNDRLTLGCELRDGTIIRGQNEISHPSSGTMGPVKKESFSAPALPSKIKRVFYMSSEGKNLLHEVFPLPNAAVLEQLYNVDCVVYGMGSLFTSICPSLVLLGIGEIISSRSCLKVLMLNGTNDRETNGFSASCFVTAITDALNRTYGEPCNRLQNLVRVLSY; translated from the exons ATGGTGGACACATTATTATTGGGTCCCACCTTCTCCAACACTACTCCTCTACCCCTCACAATCACATTCCCAACTTCCAACAAAAtcctcttttcttcttcttcaatggCTTCCTTCCCAATTCCACCTTCTCCCAATCGCCATCACCGTCGCTGTTACTCTAACCCTAACCTTCCTCAACCACAACCCGCTTTACTCGTCTTTTCCGGTGGAACCGCCTTCAACGGCGTCGTTGAAGATCTTAAGAATTTTACCACCCGTGTCGCTCATGTTCTTCCCGTTTCCGACGACGGTGGTAGCACCGCAGAGATCGTTCGTGTCCTTG GTGGTCCTGCTGTTGGAGATATACGTTCTAGGTGTTTGAGATTGTCTGATCAAAGTACAGCTGAGGCTCTTGCGGTTCGAAATTTGCTTGGTCATCGGTTACCACTTGAACCTTTGCAAGCTAAATCAGAATG GTACTCTATTGTGGAAGGTGATCACGTTTTATGGAAAGGTGTATCGAAACCATATAGGGAGACCATTCGATCTTTTCTGGTTTATTTCCAAAATCAG ATTCTCTGCCGGTCTGAAGGATCATTTTGTTTCAGCAATGGCag CATTGGAAATTTCTTTTTTGCAGGAGCGCGTATATTTTTTCAGTCCTTGGATGCagcaatatttttgttttcaagagTTTCTGATATTCCCCCTGAAAGCCTTGTTCTCCCTGTGATTTCAACCAATGACAGACTTACGTTAGGGTGTGAATTACGG GATGGAACTATTATACGGGGACAAAATGAAATTTCTCATCCATCGAGTGGAACAATGGGACCTGTTAAGAAG gaaagcttttCGGCTCCAGCTCTTCCTTCAAAAATAAAACGGGTGTTCTACATGTCAAGTGAGGGAAAAAATTTGCTCCATGAG GTCTTTCCATTACCTAATGCTGCTGTATTAGAACAACTATACAATGTAGATTGCGTTGTGTATGGCATGGGCTCCCTTTTTACGTCAATCTGCCCGTCGTTG GTATTACTGGGGATTGGGGAGATTATTTCTTCACGGTCCTGCCTCAAG GTACTTATGTTAAATGGCACAAATGACCGGGAGACTAATGGGTTTTCAGCTTCTTGTTTTGTAACTGCTATTACCGATGCTCTAAATCGAACGTATGGAGAACCTTGCAACCGCTTACAGAATCTTGTGAGAGTTCTTTCTTATTGA